A single window of Archangium gephyra DNA harbors:
- a CDS encoding TonB-dependent receptor plug domain-containing protein, with translation MRRSHLAGRWLCLALSTSGSALAQQAPPPPQETPAPPSPDAPGGEPFRVPTVQVVETAEAPAPPDSASRRDPSGALTVIHVDGFGGAARDTAAMLSTAPGVTLQDVGGYGQSKSLVVRGASSNATLVLLDGVPLNGPGGIADLSRVPAAMAERFEVLRGGAGARYGSGGLGGVVNIITRRPGAEARVAGELSYGSWDTALGWLSASGPLAGGEALVLVHGGTSSGRFPYLFDPSPTLPGDALVEQRRTNNDARGAGGLLRLRRELGGGFSADLMGELSFDERGLAGTAQNPSADARQSGGRGSASLRVMGTLPGGVRTNARAYYRRDRIALAGGLWSQSEPQVQQLGGVELEGRVLLGGWHALSALVSVGGESVTAADTNEASGGDPAWPRASVMAMDEVLLWDGQLTLAPSLRVERAGPYTLLSPKVGVTVELPADFELRANAGRAHRAPSFLELYVRQGTLLPNPDLRPESALYADAAVVHRSEESFASVGGFASLYEDLISYEAYPPGAARPYNFANARVVGLEAEGEWRPHPLLSGAFSYTLTVSSDLQRDERFYLRELPYRPRHKLAARVMGGPRWLTGRMEVVAQSAHALTRDGSMSLPGRAFVHAGLSSTFGSRPELTVSCEVKNLFDARAEDFVGYPLPGRAVYLSVAGAFSGTETP, from the coding sequence ATGCGGCGGTCGCACCTCGCCGGGCGGTGGCTCTGCCTGGCGCTCAGCACGAGTGGTTCCGCGCTGGCGCAGCAGGCGCCGCCGCCTCCCCAGGAGACTCCGGCTCCGCCGTCCCCGGATGCGCCGGGAGGCGAGCCCTTCCGCGTCCCTACCGTGCAGGTGGTGGAGACGGCCGAGGCTCCCGCGCCCCCGGACTCCGCGTCGCGGAGGGATCCGAGCGGCGCCCTCACCGTCATCCACGTGGACGGGTTCGGCGGCGCGGCCCGGGACACCGCGGCGATGCTGTCCACCGCTCCGGGCGTCACGCTGCAGGACGTGGGGGGCTACGGGCAGAGCAAGAGCCTCGTGGTGCGGGGCGCGTCCTCCAACGCGACGCTGGTGCTGCTCGATGGTGTTCCCCTCAATGGACCCGGCGGCATCGCGGACCTGTCGCGCGTGCCCGCGGCGATGGCCGAGCGCTTCGAGGTGCTGCGCGGTGGCGCGGGCGCACGCTACGGCTCGGGAGGCCTGGGCGGCGTCGTCAACATCATCACCCGCCGTCCCGGTGCGGAGGCGCGCGTGGCGGGGGAGTTGTCCTACGGCAGCTGGGACACGGCGCTCGGGTGGTTGTCCGCCTCGGGTCCGCTCGCGGGGGGCGAGGCGCTGGTGCTCGTCCACGGAGGTACCTCCAGCGGGCGCTTCCCATACCTCTTCGATCCGAGCCCCACGCTGCCCGGTGATGCGCTCGTCGAGCAGCGGCGCACCAACAACGACGCACGCGGGGCAGGGGGCCTGCTGCGGCTGCGGCGCGAGCTGGGCGGGGGCTTCTCCGCGGACCTGATGGGGGAGCTCTCCTTCGACGAGCGGGGCCTCGCGGGCACGGCGCAGAACCCGAGCGCGGACGCGCGGCAGTCGGGAGGACGCGGCTCGGCGAGCCTGCGGGTGATGGGGACGCTGCCGGGCGGCGTGCGGACGAACGCGCGCGCGTACTACCGCCGGGACCGGATTGCCCTGGCGGGGGGCCTCTGGAGCCAATCGGAGCCGCAGGTGCAGCAGCTGGGCGGGGTGGAGCTGGAGGGGCGGGTGCTGCTGGGCGGGTGGCACGCGCTGTCCGCGCTGGTGAGCGTGGGCGGTGAGTCCGTGACGGCCGCGGACACGAACGAGGCCTCCGGCGGAGACCCGGCGTGGCCGCGCGCGAGCGTGATGGCGATGGACGAGGTGCTGCTGTGGGACGGGCAGCTCACCCTCGCGCCCTCGCTGCGCGTGGAGCGGGCGGGACCGTACACGCTGCTGTCCCCGAAGGTGGGCGTCACCGTGGAGCTGCCCGCGGACTTCGAGCTGCGCGCCAACGCCGGCCGGGCCCACCGCGCGCCCTCCTTCCTGGAGCTGTACGTGCGCCAGGGCACGCTGCTGCCCAACCCGGACCTGCGCCCCGAGAGCGCCCTGTACGCGGACGCGGCGGTGGTGCACCGCTCGGAGGAGTCCTTCGCCTCGGTGGGCGGCTTCGCGAGTCTCTACGAGGACCTCATCTCCTACGAGGCCTACCCGCCCGGCGCGGCCCGGCCGTACAACTTCGCCAACGCGCGTGTGGTGGGACTCGAGGCCGAGGGAGAGTGGCGGCCGCACCCGCTGCTCTCCGGGGCCTTCAGCTACACGCTCACCGTGTCGAGCGACCTGCAACGGGATGAGCGCTTCTATCTGCGCGAGCTGCCCTACCGGCCCCGGCACAAGCTGGCGGCGCGGGTGATGGGGGGACCCCGGTGGCTCACGGGGCGCATGGAGGTGGTGGCGCAGTCGGCCCATGCCCTCACCCGGGATGGCTCGATGTCGCTGCCCGGGCGCGCCTTCGTGCATGCCGGGCTCTCCAGCACCTTCGGCTCGCGCCCGGAGCTCACGGTCTCCTGCGAGGTGAAGAACCTCTTCGATGCGCGCGCCGAGGACTTCGTCGGCTACCCGCTCCCCGGCCGCGCCGTGTACCTGTCGGTGGCCGGGGCTTTCTCCGGGACGGAGACACCATGA
- a CDS encoding histidine phosphatase family protein, giving the protein MDWRLPKGVTRMVLVRHGQPVEEMRGRCYGRLDVGLSSAGRLQAERAARFLSEAPLLRIYTSPRQRARESAAPLAELKGMSVDTEAAFREIDFGLFEGLSYEEAEQRYPQVYAEWMAHPTRVRFPEGESYPEMRERVLAAGRELRTRHAGETFVLVSHGGVNRTLLSEALGMPDANLFRMEQGYASVNIIDFYGDEPIVKLMNMTFG; this is encoded by the coding sequence ATGGACTGGCGGCTTCCGAAGGGTGTGACGCGGATGGTGCTGGTGCGCCACGGGCAGCCCGTGGAGGAGATGCGGGGCCGGTGCTACGGGCGGCTGGACGTGGGGTTGTCGTCCGCGGGCCGGTTGCAGGCGGAGCGTGCCGCGCGGTTCCTGTCCGAGGCGCCGCTGCTGCGCATCTACACGAGCCCCCGGCAGCGGGCCCGGGAGAGCGCGGCGCCGTTGGCGGAGCTGAAGGGCATGTCGGTGGACACGGAGGCGGCGTTCCGGGAGATCGACTTCGGTCTCTTCGAGGGGCTCAGCTACGAGGAGGCGGAGCAGCGCTATCCGCAGGTGTACGCGGAGTGGATGGCGCATCCGACGCGGGTGCGCTTCCCGGAGGGGGAGAGCTACCCGGAGATGCGCGAGCGGGTGTTGGCGGCGGGCCGGGAGCTGCGGACGCGGCACGCGGGCGAGACGTTCGTGCTGGTGTCGCACGGCGGGGTGAACCGGACGCTGCTGTCCGAGGCGCTGGGCATGCCGGACGCCAACCTGTTCCGGATGGAGCAGGGGTACGCGTCGGTGAACATCATCGACTTCTATGGGGATGAGCCCATCGTGAAGCTGATGAACATGACGTTCGGCTAG
- the cysT gene encoding sulfate ABC transporter permease subunit CysT — translation MHSRARRRVLPGFGLTLGLSWSYLGLIVLLPLSGLFLKTFSLSWAQFFDTVASPRVLAAYRLSFGAAFLAALLNAVFGLLVAWVLVRYRFPGKALVDALVDLPFALPTAVAGLTLTTLYSRNGWYGQHLEALGFQVAFTPVGIVIALTFIGLPFVVRTVQPVLEDIDADVEEAAATLGATPWQVFTRVLFPSVMPALLSGFTLAFARAIGEYGSVVFISGNMPMKTEIAPLLIITRLEQYDYAGATAIAGVMLAASFALLLTVNLLQRWTHRRFEARPGT, via the coding sequence ATGCACAGCCGCGCACGACGCCGCGTCCTGCCGGGCTTCGGGCTGACCCTGGGGCTCAGCTGGTCGTACCTGGGCCTCATCGTCCTCCTTCCGCTGTCCGGACTCTTCCTCAAGACGTTCTCCCTCTCCTGGGCACAGTTCTTCGACACGGTGGCCTCGCCGCGCGTGCTGGCCGCGTACCGGCTCAGCTTCGGAGCGGCCTTCCTCGCCGCGCTGCTCAACGCCGTCTTCGGCCTGCTGGTGGCCTGGGTGCTGGTGCGCTACCGCTTCCCGGGCAAGGCGCTCGTGGACGCGCTGGTGGACCTGCCCTTCGCCCTGCCCACCGCCGTGGCCGGACTGACGCTCACCACCCTCTACTCGCGCAACGGCTGGTACGGGCAGCACCTGGAGGCGCTCGGCTTCCAGGTGGCCTTCACGCCGGTGGGCATCGTCATCGCGCTCACCTTCATCGGGCTGCCCTTCGTGGTGCGCACCGTACAACCGGTGCTGGAGGACATCGACGCGGACGTGGAGGAGGCCGCCGCCACGCTCGGCGCCACGCCCTGGCAGGTGTTCACCCGTGTCCTCTTCCCCAGCGTGATGCCCGCCCTGCTCAGCGGCTTCACCCTCGCCTTCGCCCGCGCCATCGGCGAGTACGGCTCCGTCGTCTTCATCTCCGGCAACATGCCCATGAAGACGGAGATAGCGCCGCTGCTCATCATCACCCGGCTCGAGCAGTACGACTACGCGGGCGCCACGGCCATCGCCGGGGTGATGCTCGCGGCGTCGTTCGCGCTGCTGCTCACCGTCAACCTGCTGCAACGCTGGACCCACCGCCGGTTCGAAGCCCGGCCCGGGACCTAG
- a CDS encoding MarR family winged helix-turn-helix transcriptional regulator → MKPTDEATEPSAADKSKGPPLGEVLEFMRLLWAVDHGLQSTSKRMESTLGLTGPQRLVLRLVGRFPGITAGRLAQIMHVHPSTLTGVLKRMEKRGLLERKSDPLDGRKALFALTEAGRVLDVPSEGTVENAVQRAISRLPRARLENAQEVLMALAQELGAGEPQPDNPNGGSSKDDEHVMGAEAGEKTSSKTASR, encoded by the coding sequence ATGAAGCCCACTGACGAGGCCACCGAGCCGTCCGCCGCGGACAAGTCCAAAGGCCCTCCACTTGGCGAAGTGTTGGAATTCATGCGCCTGCTCTGGGCGGTGGATCACGGCCTACAGTCCACGTCGAAGCGCATGGAGTCCACGCTCGGGCTGACGGGCCCTCAGCGGTTGGTGCTCCGCCTGGTGGGCCGTTTCCCCGGTATCACCGCGGGCCGGCTCGCGCAGATCATGCACGTGCACCCCAGCACCCTGACGGGTGTGCTCAAGCGGATGGAGAAGCGCGGGCTGCTCGAGCGCAAGTCGGATCCGCTCGACGGGCGCAAGGCGCTCTTCGCCCTCACCGAGGCGGGCCGCGTGCTGGACGTGCCCTCCGAGGGCACCGTGGAGAACGCCGTGCAGCGGGCCATCTCCCGCCTGCCGCGCGCCCGCCTGGAGAACGCCCAGGAGGTGCTCATGGCGCTCGCCCAGGAGCTGGGCGCCGGTGAGCCCCAGCCGGACAACCCCAACGGCGGCTCGAGCAAGGACGACGAGCACGTGATGGGGGCGGAGGCCGGCGAGAAGACCTCGTCCAAGACCGCCAGCCGCTGA
- the cysW gene encoding sulfate ABC transporter permease subunit CysW: protein MHPTSHAPRRNRRLVSGPAAVRWLLIAVALAFLGFFLVVPLVAVFTYALQKGVGAYFAAILEPEAWSAIRLTLLAAAIAVPLNLVFGLAAAWLIARFRFPGRDVLLTLIDLPFSVSPVIAGLIFVLLFGRQGWLGPWLAEHDIHIIFAVPGIVLATVFVTFPFVVREVLPIMQAQGHDEEEAALSLGASGWRTFLHVTLPKVKWGVLYGVLLCNARAMGEFGAVSVVSGHVRGVTNTLPLHAEILYNEYNLAGAFAVASLLTVLALVTLAVKKYVEWKAESP, encoded by the coding sequence ATGCACCCCACCTCGCACGCACCCCGCCGCAACCGGCGCCTCGTCTCGGGGCCCGCCGCCGTGCGCTGGCTGCTCATCGCCGTGGCGCTCGCGTTCCTCGGCTTCTTCCTCGTCGTGCCGCTGGTGGCCGTCTTCACCTACGCCCTGCAGAAGGGCGTGGGCGCCTACTTCGCCGCCATCCTGGAGCCCGAGGCCTGGAGTGCCATCCGCCTCACGCTGCTGGCCGCCGCCATCGCCGTGCCGCTCAACCTGGTGTTCGGGCTCGCCGCCGCGTGGCTCATCGCCCGCTTCCGCTTCCCCGGCCGGGACGTGCTGCTCACGCTCATCGACCTGCCCTTCAGTGTCTCGCCCGTCATCGCGGGGCTCATCTTCGTGCTGCTCTTCGGCAGGCAGGGGTGGCTGGGGCCGTGGCTGGCCGAGCACGACATCCACATCATCTTCGCGGTGCCGGGCATCGTGCTGGCCACGGTGTTCGTGACGTTCCCCTTCGTGGTGCGCGAGGTGCTGCCCATCATGCAGGCGCAGGGGCACGACGAGGAGGAGGCGGCCCTGTCGCTGGGCGCGAGCGGCTGGCGCACCTTCCTGCACGTGACGCTGCCCAAGGTGAAGTGGGGCGTGCTCTACGGCGTGCTGCTGTGCAACGCGCGGGCGATGGGCGAGTTCGGCGCCGTGTCCGTGGTCTCCGGGCACGTGCGCGGAGTCACGAACACCCTGCCGCTGCACGCGGAGATTCTCTACAACGAGTACAACCTCGCCGGTGCCTTCGCCGTGGCCTCGCTGCTCACGGTGCTCGCGCTGGTGACCCTGGCCGTCAAGAAGTACGTCGAGTGGAAGGCGGAGTCCCCATGA
- a CDS encoding DUF3817 domain-containing protein, protein MLKTTPLSRFRAIALLEGLSFVLLLFIAMPLKYLAGIPLGVKMVGWAHGMLFVLYLLLLVEVAVVHRWPLVRILGAFIASLLPFGTFVLDARLRREEQIPSAPATR, encoded by the coding sequence ATGCTGAAGACCACTCCCCTCAGCCGTTTCCGTGCCATCGCCCTGCTCGAGGGACTCTCCTTCGTCCTGCTCCTCTTCATCGCCATGCCGCTGAAGTACCTCGCGGGCATACCCCTGGGCGTGAAGATGGTCGGCTGGGCGCACGGGATGCTCTTCGTGCTCTACCTCCTGCTCCTCGTGGAGGTGGCAGTGGTGCACCGCTGGCCGCTCGTGCGCATCCTGGGCGCGTTCATCGCGTCGCTGCTGCCCTTCGGCACGTTCGTGCTCGACGCGCGGCTGCGCCGTGAGGAGCAGATCCCCTCGGCGCCCGCCACGCGCTGA
- a CDS encoding FHA domain-containing protein — protein sequence MHLKFSALASQFLDDPHSVRHAVRWPVLVWEAPPMGVRPLFTRSTMTGLSLRRPTLAEPLVLEVRKRPQGITTPVPGITLGRTPDNDIIVEDPTVSRVHATFSEEKHTGVWYVADDGSHNGTWHNGTLLIPGRPTPLFDRASLRFGDVLATFVDFSAFNQFILDWLARHSRAGRAATHATEGGLTRGG from the coding sequence GTGCATCTGAAGTTCTCCGCCCTCGCCTCTCAGTTTCTCGATGACCCGCACTCCGTGCGACACGCCGTGCGCTGGCCGGTGCTCGTGTGGGAGGCGCCTCCCATGGGAGTGCGTCCCCTCTTCACCCGAAGCACCATGACGGGCCTGTCGCTGCGCCGGCCCACGCTCGCCGAGCCGCTCGTGCTCGAGGTGCGCAAGCGCCCACAGGGCATCACCACGCCGGTCCCGGGCATCACGCTGGGGCGTACACCGGACAACGACATCATCGTCGAGGACCCCACGGTCTCGCGGGTGCACGCCACCTTCAGCGAGGAGAAGCACACGGGCGTCTGGTACGTCGCCGACGACGGCAGCCACAACGGCACGTGGCACAACGGCACGCTGTTGATTCCGGGGCGGCCCACGCCGTTGTTCGACCGGGCCTCGCTGCGCTTCGGGGACGTGCTGGCCACCTTCGTCGACTTCTCCGCCTTCAACCAGTTCATCCTCGACTGGCTGGCGCGCCACTCCCGCGCTGGCCGGGCGGCGACGCACGCCACCGAGGGTGGCTTGACGCGCGGGGGTTGA
- a CDS encoding sulfate/molybdate ABC transporter ATP-binding protein has translation MSVIVEQLTKRFTTGGTPAVSDVSFHAPSAAITTLLGPSGAGKSTLLRLIAGLELPDSGSVRIEGVDCTHLPVQKRGIGVVFQSYALFKHMTVRQNIAFGLETRKQPRGEIEARVDEMLKLVQLEELGKRYPGQLSGGQRQRVAFARALAIRPKLLLLDEPFGALDSRVRIELREWLQSLHEQTGVTTLLVTHDQEEALEISQHVVVLSDGRVAQAGPPEEIYDRPATPFVASFVGGTSVLHGSVRSGRAEVGTLVVAAPQSAREGEAVQAFVRPHDIKIAKPAHGSNELTTGRVERLKSVGGYVKVLLKLPSGETVTVEVPRAEFDDLGVVEGDHVHADVRMAKVFLGDFAI, from the coding sequence ATGAGCGTCATCGTCGAGCAACTCACCAAGCGCTTCACCACCGGGGGCACACCCGCCGTCTCGGACGTGTCCTTCCACGCTCCGTCCGCGGCCATCACCACCCTGCTGGGGCCCTCGGGCGCCGGCAAGTCCACCCTGCTGCGCCTCATCGCCGGGCTGGAGCTGCCGGACTCCGGCTCCGTCCGCATCGAGGGCGTGGACTGTACCCACCTGCCCGTGCAAAAGCGCGGCATCGGCGTCGTCTTCCAGAGCTACGCGCTCTTCAAGCACATGACGGTGCGGCAGAACATCGCCTTCGGGCTGGAGACGCGCAAGCAGCCGCGCGGAGAGATCGAAGCGCGCGTGGACGAGATGCTGAAGCTCGTGCAGCTGGAGGAGCTGGGCAAGCGCTACCCCGGACAGCTCTCGGGCGGACAGCGGCAGCGCGTGGCCTTCGCGCGGGCGCTCGCCATCCGGCCCAAGCTGCTGCTGCTGGACGAGCCCTTCGGCGCGCTCGACAGCCGCGTGCGCATCGAGCTGCGCGAGTGGCTCCAGTCCCTGCACGAGCAGACGGGCGTCACCACGCTGCTCGTCACGCATGACCAGGAGGAGGCGCTGGAGATTTCGCAGCACGTGGTGGTGCTCTCGGATGGGCGCGTGGCCCAAGCGGGGCCGCCGGAGGAGATCTACGACCGGCCGGCGACACCGTTCGTCGCGTCCTTCGTGGGTGGCACCAGCGTCCTGCACGGGAGCGTGCGCTCGGGCCGCGCCGAGGTGGGCACGCTCGTGGTGGCGGCTCCCCAGAGCGCCCGCGAGGGCGAGGCGGTCCAGGCCTTCGTCCGGCCGCATGACATCAAGATCGCCAAGCCCGCGCACGGGAGCAACGAGCTCACCACGGGCCGGGTGGAGCGGCTGAAGTCCGTGGGCGGCTACGTGAAGGTGCTGCTCAAGCTGCCCTCGGGAGAGACGGTCACCGTCGAGGTGCCGCGTGCCGAGTTCGATGACCTGGGCGTCGTCGAGGGAGACCATGTGCATGCGGACGTGCGCATGGCCAAGGTGTTCCTCGGCGACTTCGCCATCTGA
- a CDS encoding serine/threonine-protein kinase codes for MEAAAPRASHSARLLQEYLDQDVVPREMSIARFMRGMTLLSCTAAVLLGGVIGWRLALGIAGLTGGLSLYYTFMLRELRRGGFHPAMQWVDSAITVSIPAAVFVMDVYSHGAVYALTTPPLVAWGALIVVCALRAGKKLAYAAAALVALEYMALYLLVAQPRLPPESLSTLTFPMVLLRCVFLFCYGPLAATLASVIVGKAEDALRAIREKDVMGKYFLHERLGVGGMAEVFRATYSPEGGFEKQVAIKRILPAYADNEEFLGLFRREAELGSLLIHPNIVQVLDLGRHQGTVFLAMEFVDGMPLSALLRRVSWKRLPPAAVAYIGVEVASALTYMHGRTGPKGEPLGLVHRDLNPPNVLLSRIGEVKVSDFGIARAANQIALTQAQTVRGKAGYMAPEQAYGKPLDGRADLFALGLTLHEALTGQRVLQGENEAELMVASTRQELLPPSHSVPGISPMLDAIIMGLLQHDPEQRTPSGEALQHQLLLLTGAEAPYPHGRQQLVEAMREATTLTSAPVQPLQLTPDMALTERADAISLPPRATGR; via the coding sequence ATGGAAGCCGCCGCCCCCCGCGCATCGCACTCCGCACGCCTGCTGCAGGAGTACCTGGATCAGGACGTCGTCCCTCGCGAGATGTCCATCGCGCGCTTCATGCGGGGAATGACGTTGCTGAGCTGTACGGCCGCGGTGCTGCTCGGCGGGGTGATCGGCTGGCGGCTGGCGCTGGGCATCGCGGGGCTGACGGGCGGACTGAGCCTCTACTACACGTTCATGCTGCGGGAGCTGCGGCGGGGCGGCTTCCACCCGGCGATGCAGTGGGTGGACAGCGCCATCACCGTGTCCATTCCGGCGGCGGTGTTCGTCATGGACGTGTACTCCCATGGCGCCGTGTACGCGCTCACCACGCCGCCCCTGGTGGCCTGGGGCGCGCTCATCGTGGTGTGTGCGCTGCGCGCGGGAAAGAAGCTGGCCTACGCGGCGGCGGCGCTGGTGGCGCTGGAGTACATGGCGCTGTACCTGCTGGTGGCCCAGCCCCGGCTCCCGCCCGAGTCCCTGAGCACCCTGACGTTCCCCATGGTGCTGCTGCGCTGCGTGTTCCTCTTCTGCTACGGGCCGCTGGCGGCGACGCTGGCCAGCGTCATCGTGGGCAAGGCCGAGGACGCGCTGCGCGCCATCCGTGAGAAGGACGTCATGGGGAAGTACTTCCTCCACGAGCGGCTGGGCGTGGGCGGCATGGCCGAGGTGTTCCGCGCCACCTACAGCCCCGAGGGCGGCTTCGAGAAGCAGGTGGCCATCAAGCGCATCCTCCCGGCGTACGCGGACAACGAGGAGTTCCTCGGCCTGTTCCGGCGCGAGGCCGAGCTGGGCTCGCTGCTCATCCACCCCAACATCGTCCAGGTGCTCGACCTGGGCCGGCACCAGGGCACCGTCTTCCTGGCCATGGAGTTCGTGGACGGCATGCCGCTGAGCGCGCTGCTGCGGCGCGTGTCCTGGAAGCGGCTGCCTCCGGCGGCGGTGGCCTATATCGGCGTGGAGGTCGCCTCCGCGCTGACGTATATGCACGGCCGCACCGGCCCCAAGGGCGAGCCGCTGGGCCTGGTGCACCGCGATCTCAACCCACCCAACGTCCTGCTCTCGCGCATCGGCGAGGTGAAGGTGTCGGACTTCGGCATCGCGCGCGCGGCCAACCAGATCGCCCTCACCCAGGCGCAGACGGTGCGCGGCAAGGCGGGCTACATGGCGCCGGAGCAGGCCTACGGCAAGCCCCTGGATGGCCGGGCGGACCTCTTCGCCCTCGGCCTCACCCTCCACGAGGCCCTCACCGGCCAGCGCGTCCTGCAGGGCGAGAACGAGGCGGAGCTGATGGTCGCCTCCACCCGCCAGGAGCTGCTGCCGCCCTCCCACTCCGTGCCCGGCATCTCGCCCATGCTGGACGCCATCATCATGGGACTGCTCCAGCACGACCCGGAGCAGCGCACGCCCTCGGGCGAGGCCCTGCAGCACCAGCTCCTGTTGCTCACCGGCGCGGAAGCTCCCTATCCCCATGGCCGGCAGCAGCTCGTCGAGGCCATGCGCGAGGCCACCACCCTGACCTCCGCGCCCGTCCAGCCGCTCCAGCTCACGCCCGACATGGCCCTCACCGAGCGGGCCGACGCCATCTCGCTGCCGCCCCGCGCCACCGGCCGGTGA
- a CDS encoding ComEA family DNA-binding protein, whose product MSGRVMQVTAVLGLLLLLGPAGAGAAQAKTRTQYTGVVNLNEATVAQLDLLPGVGGKAAQRIITWREKRAFKRIEELVRVKGFGKKQFLKLKPYLTLQGPTTLKVEKVPVRADEVRITGSVAKR is encoded by the coding sequence GTGAGCGGACGGGTGATGCAGGTGACGGCGGTGCTGGGGCTGTTGTTGCTGCTGGGGCCCGCAGGCGCGGGAGCCGCTCAGGCGAAGACGCGGACGCAGTACACCGGGGTGGTGAACCTCAACGAGGCGACGGTGGCGCAGTTGGATCTGCTGCCGGGCGTGGGCGGGAAGGCCGCGCAGCGCATCATCACCTGGCGGGAGAAGCGGGCCTTCAAGCGCATCGAGGAGTTGGTGCGCGTGAAGGGCTTCGGCAAGAAGCAGTTCCTGAAGCTCAAGCCGTACCTGACGCTGCAGGGCCCGACGACGCTGAAGGTGGAGAAGGTGCCGGTGCGGGCCGACGAGGTCCGCATCACCGGCTCCGTCGCGAAGCGCTGA
- a CDS encoding sulfate ABC transporter substrate-binding protein, whose protein sequence is MKSPSTRKLTAALLSLLLSAVPALGGCSKPGAAQGEPITLLNVSYDPTRELYTDLNAAFAKQWEAKHGTKLVIKQSHGGSGKQARAVIDGLDADVVTLALAYDIDMLHDKGQLIPPDWQKRLPSNSSPYTSTIVFVVHKGNPKAIRDWEDLLREGVSVITPNPKTSGGARWNYLAAWGYALRKSGGDEAKAREFIGQLFKNVPVLDSGARGATTTFAERGLGDVLIAWENEAFLLTEEVGKDKFEIIVPSVSILAEPPVALVDRNVDRKGTRAAAEAYLQYLYTEEGQELAAKHHFRPRSQTVAAKYASRFPTVSLFTIDEVSGGWKQAQKKHFDDGGSFDQLYVPQAK, encoded by the coding sequence ATGAAGTCGCCGTCCACCCGCAAGCTCACCGCCGCCCTGCTGTCGCTGCTTCTGTCCGCCGTGCCCGCCCTGGGAGGCTGCTCGAAGCCGGGGGCCGCGCAGGGCGAGCCCATCACCCTGCTCAACGTCTCGTATGATCCCACGCGCGAGCTCTACACGGACCTCAACGCCGCCTTCGCGAAGCAGTGGGAGGCGAAGCACGGGACGAAGCTCGTCATCAAGCAGTCCCACGGCGGCTCCGGCAAGCAGGCGCGCGCCGTCATCGATGGACTGGACGCGGACGTGGTGACGCTGGCGCTCGCGTACGACATCGACATGCTCCACGACAAGGGCCAGCTCATCCCCCCGGACTGGCAGAAGCGGCTGCCGAGCAACAGCTCGCCGTACACCTCCACCATCGTCTTCGTGGTGCACAAGGGCAACCCCAAGGCCATCCGCGACTGGGAGGATCTGCTGCGCGAGGGCGTGTCCGTCATCACCCCCAACCCGAAGACGTCCGGTGGGGCGCGCTGGAACTACCTGGCGGCGTGGGGCTACGCGCTGCGCAAGTCCGGCGGTGACGAGGCGAAGGCGCGGGAGTTCATCGGCCAGCTCTTCAAGAACGTGCCGGTGCTGGACTCGGGGGCGCGCGGCGCCACCACCACCTTCGCCGAGCGGGGGCTCGGGGACGTGCTGATCGCCTGGGAGAACGAGGCCTTCCTGCTCACCGAGGAGGTGGGCAAGGACAAGTTCGAGATCATCGTCCCCTCGGTGAGCATCCTCGCCGAGCCGCCGGTGGCGCTGGTGGACCGGAACGTGGACCGCAAGGGTACGCGCGCCGCGGCCGAGGCCTACCTGCAGTACCTCTATACGGAGGAGGGCCAGGAGCTCGCCGCGAAGCACCACTTCCGGCCCCGCTCCCAGACGGTGGCCGCGAAGTACGCCAGCCGCTTCCCCACGGTGAGCCTCTTCACCATCGACGAGGTGTCCGGCGGCTGGAAGCAGGCGCAGAAGAAGCACTTCGACGACGGCGGGTCCTTCGACCAGCTCTACGTCCCCCAGGCGAAGTAG